A genomic stretch from Aedes albopictus strain Foshan chromosome 2, AalbF5, whole genome shotgun sequence includes:
- the LOC134286926 gene encoding uncharacterized protein LOC134286926, with translation MAKLLERILNRRLISELEAKGRLDKRQHAFRAGRGTDTYFAELERSLPTVDEHCLIASLDLSKAYDTTWRHGILRTLKSWRIRGRMMNILKSFLAERTFQVSVGGHLSRERPLENGVPQGSVLSVTLFLIAMQPIFQVIPDGVEMLLYADDILLVVRGAKTAGLQRKLQAAVKAVDRWAKSVGFTISASKSQTFYCSPNARREPAKEITIDRNPIPKTNRLRILGVTLDRTLTFKPHCQKMKESCESRLRILKMIGAKLARGNRTTLLQVGSALVTAKLTYGIGLVSRGGTASLEVLAPAYNKMIRFASGAFVTSPINSVMAEAGTLPFEMLAVQTTARTAIRILAIDRTNISLPLIQRTSDRLTELTGTTLPSVGQILRQSDRVWHARRPSIVWDVKRSIRAGDPPGKVRPIVQQWLSTRFHSSTVVYTDGSKLLDMVGAAFYTNGFTNTFSLPKECSVFSAEAYAILKAVSIPNVNREVVILTDSASCLSALETGTSKHPWIQEIENIAQNKSVRFCWIPGHAGIPGNEAADRLANEARTDPAVEVPIPGEDALRTIKQAIRQRWENNWFETREAKLREIKHDTYRWTDHGNAADQRVLTRLRIGHTRLTHTFLLKKEPPPTCECCGTTLDVRHVILNCRKYERERQENNIGTTSLRDALSNEEEKTTRILKFLRDSGLYKQL, from the coding sequence ATGGCGAAGTTACTCGAGCGGATCCTGAACCGTCGTCTGATTAGCGAACTGGAGGCGAAAGGTCGGTTAGACAAACGCCAGCACGCTTTTCGCGCGGGACGCGGTACCGATACATACTTTGCCGAGTTGGAGAGATCGCTACCAACCGTCGATGAACACTGCCTGATCGCATCCTTGGATCTGTCGAAGGCCTACGATACCACCTGGCGGCACGGAATATTGCGGACGCTGAAGTCATGGCGGATACGTGGTCGGATGATGAACATTCTGAAAAGCTTTCTCGCGGAACGTACGTTCCAGGTGTCTGTAGGCGGGCATCTCTCTCGCGAACGCCCTTTAGAAAACGGAGTCCCACAAGGTTCCGTACTTTCGGTAACTCTATTCCTCATCGCGATGCAGCCTATCTTTCAGGTCATACCAGACGGTGTTGAAATGCTGTTATACGCGGACGACATCCTCCTTGTGGTACGAGGAGCAAAAACCGCCGGTCTACAGCGAAAGCTACAGGCCGCCGTAAAGGCTGTCGATAGATGGGCTAAAAGCGTGGGGTTCACTATATCCGCTTCGAAATCTCAGACCTTCTACTGCAGTCCGAACGCGCGCCGGGAACCAGCAAAAGAAATCACTATCGACCGGAATCCCATCCCAAAGACCAACCGTCTGCGGATTCTTGGTGTTACTCTCGATAGAACGCTGACATTTAAGCCCCACTGCCAGAAGATGAAAGAATCCTGCGAGTCTCGTCTTCGTATTCTAAAGATGATCGGTGCTAAGCTTGCACGAGGTAACCGGACAACATTATTACAGGTGGGTTCGGCGTTAGTGACTGCGAAGTTGACGTACGGTATCGGACTAGTCAGCCGAGGAGGAACAGCATCTCTGGAAGTCCTTGCCCCCGCCTACAACAAAATGATCCGATTTGCGTCCGGAGCTTTTGTGACCAGCCCGATAAATTCGGTCATGGCCGAAGCGGGCACTCTTCCATTTGAAATGTTGGCCGTACAGACCACAGCGCGGACGGCCATTCGAATACTGGCAATAGATCGAACCAACATCTCGCTCCCGCTCATTCAGCGAACATCAGACCGGTTGACCGAGCTGACGGGCACGACACTTCCCTCAGTTGGACAAATCCTGAGGCAGAGCGACCGTGTGTGGCACGCACGAAGACCGTCAATAGTGTGGGATGTTAAAAGGAGCATTAGAGCTGGCGACCCGCCGGGAAAAGTACGTCCAATTGTCCAACAATGGCTGTCCACCCGTTTCCATAGTTCGACTGTCGTCTACACTGATGGTTCAAAGCTGTTGGATATGGTTGGTGCCGCTTTTTATACGAATGGGTTTACGAATACCTTCAGTCTTCCGAAGGAATGCAGCGTTTTCTCGGCAGAGGCATACGCTATACTGAAAGCGGTTTCCATACCGAATGTGAATCGAGAAGTAGTGATCCTCACGGATTCAGCAAGCTGTTTGTCCGCTCTCGAGACAGGAACATCAAAACACCCGTGGATCCAAGAGATTGAAAACATTGCACAAAATAAGTCAGTTCGATTCTGTTGGATTCCCGGACACGCCGGCATTCCTGGTAACGAGGCAGCCGATCGACTAGCGAATGAGGCAAGAACAGATCCAGCCGTTGAAGTGCCGATTCCGGGTGAAGACGCGTTAAGGACGATAAAGCAAGCGATACGACAACGATGGGAGAACAACTGGTTCGAAACACGAGAGGCGAAGCTGAGAGAAATCAAACACGATACGTACCGGTGGACAGATCACGGCAATGCAGCCGACCAGCGAGTGCTTACACGCCTGCGGATAGGCCATACACGCCTGACACACACGTTCCTTCTGAAGAAGGAACCCCCACCAACATGCGAGTGCTGCGGAACTACACTGGACGTGCGACACGTGATTTTGAATTGTAGAAAATATGAAAGGGAGCGACAGGAGAATAATATTGGAACGACGAGTTTACGAGACGCCTTATCAAACGAGGAAGAAAAAACAACTAGGATTCTGAAATTTTTGCGCGACTCGGGATTGTACAAGCAACTGTAg